From Lepisosteus oculatus isolate fLepOcu1 chromosome 8, fLepOcu1.hap2, whole genome shotgun sequence, one genomic window encodes:
- the tpp1 gene encoding tripeptidyl-peptidase 1: MRILFPILALLSSCPVWSVYLESDQDTSIPTGWAHAGRAAASDGLQLTFALRQQNVGRLRKVLEEVSDPDSPQYGKYLSLEELSSLVRPSEQTQKLVRSWLQSHGIKACRTVYTQDFLQCDMSVRVAETLLPGSEFHRYLKGHLSLVRSPALYQVHEELAEHLDFVGGLHRFPAATEALSRAWANQERREAGFHLGVTPAVLRKRYNLTRSDVGSGQNNSQAVAQFLEQYFHPADLAEFMMLFGREFQHLSEVDRVVGKQEGGKAGLEASLDIEYIMSTGANISTWVFTNPGRHESQEPFLQWMLLLSNLTSVPWVHTISYGDDEDSLATAYMERINVEFMKAGARGITLLFASGDSGAGCKEVTKGNNVFRPSFPASSPYVTTVGGTSFKNPFAITYEVTDYISGGGFSNVFKIPDYQVNAVNSYLKATKALPPKTYYNTSGRAYPDVAALSDNYWVVSNRVPIPWVSGTSASTPVFGGILSLINDQRFLKGLPSLGFLNPRLYKLQGSALFDVTEGCHLGCLDEQVQGKGFCAAPSWDPVTGWGTPNYPALLAALRDK, encoded by the exons ATGCGGATTCT ATTTCCCATTCTCGCTTTGCTGAGCAGCTGTCCGGTGTGGAGTGTGTACCTGGAGTCTGATCAGGACACTTC TATTCCCACAGGCTGGGCTCACGCCGGCCGCGCCGCTGCGTCCGACGGCCTCCAGCTGACCTTCGCCCTGCGCCAGCAGAATGTGGGCCGGCTGAGGAAGGTGCTGGAGGAGGTGTCGGACCCCGACTCGCCTCAGTACG GAAAGTACCTGTCCCTGGAGGAGCTGTCTTCTCTAGTGCGCCCTTCGGAGCAGACCCAGAAGTTAGTTAGGAGCTGGTTGCAGAGTCATGGGATCAAGGCCTGCAGGACTGTGTACACACAAGATTTCCTACAGTGTGACATGTCAGTGCG GGTGGCGGAGACCCTGCTGCCTGGGAGCGAGTTTCACCGCTACCTGAAGGGCCATCTCTCCCTGGTGAGGTCACCGGCTCTGTACCAAGTTCACGAGGAGCTGGCGGAGCACTTAGACTTCG TGGGGGGGCTGCACCGCTTCCCCGCGGCGACGGAGGCCCTCAGCCGGGCCTGGGCCAATCAGGAGCGGCGAGAGGCGGGGTTTCACCTGGGGGTGACGCCGGCGGTTCTCAGGAAGCGCTATAACCTCACGCGCAGCGACGTCGGATCTGGCCAGAACAACAGCCAGGCCGTAGCTCAG TTCCTGGAACAGTACTTCCACCCTGCGGACCTGGCAGAGTTCATGATGCTGTTCGGCAGGGAGTTCCAGCACCTCTCCGAGGTGGACAGGGTGGTTGGCAAGCAGGAAGGTGGCAAGGCTGGGCTGGAGGCCAGTCTGGACATCGAGTACATCATGAGCACAGGAGCCAACATCTCCACCTGGGTCTTCACCAATCCAG GGCGGCACGAGTCCCAGGAGCCTTTTCTGCAGTGGATGCTCCTCCTCAGTAACCTGACGTCTGTGCCTTGGGTCCACACCATCAGCTACGGAGACGACGAGGACAGCCTGGCCACGGCCTACATGGAGCGCATCAACGTGGAGTTCATGAAGGCGGGCGCCAGGGGTATCACCCTGCTCTTCGCCTCCG GGGACAGTGGAGCTGGCTGTAAGGAGGTCACCAAAGGAAACAATGTATTTAGACCCAGTTTTCCTGCATCAAG CCCCTATGTGACCACAGTTGGCGGCACATCTTTCAAAAATCCCTTCGCGATCACGTACGAGGTGACTGATTATATCAGTGGTGGTGGATTCAGCAACGTGTTCAAGATTCCTGACTACCAG GTGAATGCAGTGAACTCCTACCTAAAAGCCACGAAGGCACTTCCTCCCAAGACCTACTACAACACCAGCGGGCGCGCCTACCCTGACGTGGCTGCTCTGTCCGACAACTACTGGGTGGTCAGCAACAGAGTGCCCATCCCCTGGGTCTCCGGCACCTCG GCCTCCACGCCGGTGTTCGGCGGGATTCTGTCACTGATAAACGACCAGCGCTTCCTCAAAGGCCTGCCGTCCTTGGGCTTCCTCAACCCTCGCCTCTACAAGCTGCAGGGCAGCGCCCTCTTCGAT GTGACGGAGGGGTGCCACCTCGGCTGCCTGGACGAGCAGGTGCAAGGGAAGGGCTTCTGCGCTGCCCCCTCCTGGGACCCCGTCACGGGCTGGGGCACGCCCAACTACCCCGCCCTGCTGGCGGCGCTGAGGGACAAGTAA